GCCAGGGCCACCGGCGCGGAGAGGACGACCGCGAGGCACGCGGCCAGGGTGAGACGCTTCTTCATGGTGTTGCTCCCGTTGGGGTTGAGCTGCACCACGAAGAAGGGGCGGCCGCCCTAGAAGATGACCGAAACCAGCTTCTGCACCAGCGAAGCCACAGCGCCCGCGATGCTCCCTCCAATGAGAAGTTGAACCCAGCGCCACCGTCGAGCGTCGCGCCTGTCCACTATGCCCTCCAGCACGCCGTGCTCCTTGATGAGCGAGTCGACACGAGCGTTGATTCCCTCCAGCTCGGCCCACTTCTGCGAGCTGATCCGAAAGTTCTCCCACATCTCTTTGCTGGCACGAATGGACCGCGCCTCGTCAAGCAGTGCCGGGATTTCCTTCTCGACCTCTTGCAGTCGCTTATGCACGGCATCGAAGAGGGATTCGCGGCGCGACTCCTCCGCCGTCAACCGGTCAATCTGGTCTTCGTGCATGAACCATCCTCCCAAAAGCCGCGCGCCCCCGCCGATTTGCGTGCTTCTGTGAGCAGTCAGGTCGACTGCTCGTGGCCACGACACCGCACCCTTCAGGAGATGAAGGGCAGTCACCGGAATCCCAGCAGGTTAGGCCGGTATACCACCCGGGTGAAGGCCTTCACCTTCGCATCCGCTCGCAAGGCATCCTCCAGCGTGAGCGTCTTGCTGCCGCCCCTGGACGCGCCCACCACCACGCCCGCGCCCACATGCACCATGACGTGGTCCGGGTCCCCGGCCTTGCCGTACAGCACCAGGTCACCGGCCTGCAGGTCCGCCACGCTCGCCACCGGCGTGCACTCCGCCCACAGCCGGTCCGTGTTGTGCGTCATGCGCCAGTCCTTCCCGCCCACCTGGTGGAAGGCCCACGTCACGAGCCCGGAGCAGTCGAAGAGGCGTGGGCTGTCCGCCGACACGCGCTGTCCCTTCGCGCCCCAGCGGTAGGGCGCGTGCATCTGCGCGAGGACGAGGGCGAGGAAGGCGGCGCGCTGCGAGGTGATGGGCACGGCGGGCTCCGGGGGACGGCAGGTGTCCACCGGAGAAGGGGTGTCCGTTGGCCTTACGCGAATGGCAGCGCTATCCTGATAAGGCAGCGTAAACCGTCAAAACCAGGAGAAGCACATGCGAGTGGCAATCATTGCCGGGTTGATTGCAGTCGGGTTGCTCATGGGGTGTGGTGGCACAGAACTAGCCCCTGGCTCTGAGACAGGAACCAGCGACGTCCACGCCGCCGAGTGGTGCCACCGCTGCGATATGAGCTACGACTACTGCATGGAGTTCGCTTCCACGTACGAGGAGAAGACCCAGTGCGGCATTGAGCGCACTGAGTGTTACGAGGCAGGTCAGTGCCCAACGCGGCACGGTCTGGCTGATGAAGGGGGCCCTGATAGCAGCAACGCGGCGCAGCGGCAGGTTCGCGAGTCAGGTCTCCCTCCCGACAACATCTGCCACGTCTGGTGTGACGTCGGCCCCCGCGCGGGCCATCGAACGTCCGCCTACGCCGGCAGCCTTGAGGACTGCTTTGCCTTCGCCCGTGATGAGTGTGGAGAAGCAGGCACGTACACGTACAACGGCCAGCCCGTGGCCTTTTGATCCGCCACGGCAAGGGATGAGGCTCATGGGTGGCCAGGGCCTGTGTCCTTGGCCACCACGTTGGCGGCATGCTGGAGCTGCCGGGAGGTGCGCTCCACCATCAGCACCGTGACGTGGTTCACCGCCTGGTGCAGCTGCGGCCGCGCGGCGCCCATCCAGTCCTCGATGGCCCGAAGGCGCAGATCCTGCGTCTGGAGCTTCGCGCCGTGCTCGTTCACCACGCGCAGCTCCGTTTTGATGTCGCGCACGTCCTGGGCCACCGCGCCCAGCGACTGCACCAGCAGGGGCACCTGGTCCACTGCGGACTCGTGCTTCGTCTGCCGGCGCGACAGCAGCCCGTTGAGGAGGGGCACGAGGAGCTGGCTCACGGCCAGGATGAGGACGGCGGACTCAGTGCTGACGGGGAGCATGCCCGGACAAAAGGGGCGGTGCCTCACCCAGGAGCGTGCGGCCCACGCGGTGTGGCGGGCGTCCAGCGAGTCCACGCCCATCGCGACACCTCGCCGGGCGGGCCCGAGACGAGCGCGCGACGCCAGCGAATGCCGTCCGGGCACCGGTGATAGTCGCGCGGGAGCGACACGCCCGCAGGACACTCAGGCCCCGGAGACGGTAGGTCCTCTCGCTCGCGGGAGCAGGTGCAGGACGTCACGGGCGGTAATCGCCGTCGAACCGGCCGGCAGGCTTCCACGTCCACTGCCCGCGGAGGCCCTGCCTGCGCCAGACAGTCCCTGTCCCGTCCACCCAGAAACTGCCCGGCTTCCGGGCGTGGCAGCTCGGGTACGGACACGGCAGGTCCATGCGCCGTTCGTGAGGGCAGACGGTGGTGAGCGTCATCCGCCATCCACCTCACGCGGCTGGGCCCGCTGGTGGCGCCGCGCCGCGCGCCAGGCCAGGAGCGCCCGGGCCTGCTCCTCCAGCGCGTCCGTCGTGGCGAGCACCACCGCCACCAAGACGCCCGCGCCCAGGGTCACGAGGGCGATGGCGATGCGCCTGCCCACCTCAGCGGGGATGCCGGACGTCCACAGCAGGAGGCGCAGGAAGACGAGGGCCGCCCACGTCACCGCCTGGAACCACGCCAGCCAGAGGACCACGAGGAGCGTCTTCACTGGGCCGCCGCGCGGCGCCGAGTCGTGATGGTCGGTCATACCCGGGGAGAAGAGGCGGCCACTCGAGCCACCTCGCCCCAGCCAGCGCAAAGCGACGCACGCAGCGTGCGTCGTAACGCGTTCCGCATACCGAGCGAATCACCCGCGCTTGTTATCGCGTATAGAGCTGGGTCGGATTATCATAGTTGCAATTGTAGAAATTAGGCTTCCTGCCAACACAGGCATACAAATAACCCAGCTGGTTAGGAGGAAAATCGAGATTGCGGACATTCTCAGAGCCTTGCCCGTTTGTTGCCCAGACGACGTATTGAATGTTCCCCACCCAGAGTACGGCAGCGGCACCAAGGCCATCCGCTGAGGTATCCCTGATGTACAGGTTGTCGAAGTCCGTGAACCAAGCCAGGGCCCCCGACGTCGCGGCATAATTGGTAGAGAAGGCCTCGACAGGGCGTTCGGCGTCGCCTGAGGATCCGCTCTGTGTGTCGGATTCTTCTGGGACTTGGAGGGACTCGTCGTCCTCGGGCTGTCCGCCGCACCCCAAAAGCAGACCACATGCCGCCAGCGCCAAAATCGAACGATACATGCAATCCCTCTCTCTCGTGAGCGACTGAGAACGCTCAGCGGAAGCAAGGGTGGGGGTGGCTGGTACGTTCATCAACCGGCCCACATGGTCGGGGGCTCCTGTCGAGAAGCGATACGGTGCGTGCGGTTGGAGAGGCGCGTTGGACTCCAGGCACGGCTGCTGGAGGTGATGCCCGGGGACGTACTGCGAGCCCGTGGTCGCGAAGCGGGTCTGCGCTCGAGGGGACTTGGCGGGCGAAGGAGGCCACCGCACAGGGCGGATGCTTGCTGGCAACGAGCGCGTGAGGCACGATGCGCGGAACGGCCTACTCCTCACTTCGGAGGAGTGCGGGGGAAGGTTCATATCGGATGTGCCCCCCTGCCGCTGGATCGCTGGCTTGGCCCCACCGGATCCACGCCGTCGCTGCGCACCGTTAAGTCCGCGAGGCCACTGGGCTTTCACCTCGGGATGGGGCATGGGCCCCTCTTCGAGGTCATCACCCCGGACGAGGCGCGCGCGAAGCTGGACGAGAAGCTCGCCGCCTTCATCGCCAAGCACCTGAAGACCCAGGCGGCGACGGACGTGCCGCCGGAGCCCGCCCTCGAGGACGGCGATGGGGACTGACGCAGGCGTGGCGAAGGCCGGGGAGTCGCTGCTCGACGGCATCCCCGTCATCACGGCGGACAGCCACGGCCCCCACAACCTCATCCAGCAGTTCGCGCTGGCGGCCCACGCGGCGCCCGTGTCTTCCTACGCGAAGTGGTGATGCTCACCTACCGGCGCGCCGGCCCCCTGCGGACCGGCACCATGGGCTATGCGGACCCAGGCGTCAGCGCAGCCCCGCGAGCTTCGCCAGCTCGCGGGCCATGGCGCGCAGCTCCTCCGCGCCCGCCGCGTTCGGGCTCACGTCGAACACCACCTCGTAGCCCAGCCCCGCCTGGTTGATGGCCTCCGAGCGCGGGATGCGGGCCTTCAGCACCGGCACCGTCACGTCCTTCAGCGCCTCCTCCATCGCCACATTGGTCGCGGGCGTGCGCCTGTCCCACAGGTTCACCGCGGCCACCAGCTGGCCGCCCTCCTCGCGCACGTCGCGCCACGCCGTCTCAATCTCGCCCAGCCCCTGCAGCGCGAACGCACCCGTGGGCACCGGCGCCACCACCACGTCCGCGCATGCCAGCACGGCCTCCGCGAACGCCCCGATGCTCGGCGGCGTGTCCACGACGATGACGTCCGGCGTCCACGACAGCGTCTTCAGCGCGCGCGGAATCGCCTGGAGCCGGTGACCCCAGCCGAACAGCTCGCGCTCCAGCGCCGCCATGCGCGGAGCCCCCGGCGCGATGAACAACCCCGGCCGCTTCGGTGACGCCACCACGATTTCATCCAGCTTGTGCTTCGGCCGAGGCCCGAAGGCGTCCGCCACGCACGGGCCCTCCCGCGACTCCAGGCCCAGCACCAGCGACGCATGCGCCTGCGGATCCAGGTCCATCAGCAGCACCCGGCGGCCCGCGTCCGCCAGCGCCGCCGCCACGTGCGAACACAGCGTCGTCTTCCCGACGCCTCCCTTGATGGTGCAGAACGCGATGACCGGCATGGCCCCGGGGTCTACCAGGAATCCCCCACGGCGCGGGCCGCTCCGGATTGGACCGCCCGCCCCATCCAGAGCGCTCCAGAATGGAGCGGCCTGCCCCGGCCGTCCCCACGACTCCAATGATTCCAGCCCCTTGGGGCTGGCACCGGACGTGCTCTGTCCCCTCCACGTCAGGGCGCCCCCAGCGGGCGTTCCGCGCATCGGGAGACCCATCATGGAAGTCCGCTTCT
The sequence above is drawn from the Corallococcus sp. NCRR genome and encodes:
- a CDS encoding ParA family protein — translated: MPVIAFCTIKGGVGKTTLCSHVAAALADAGRRVLLMDLDPQAHASLVLGLESREGPCVADAFGPRPKHKLDEIVVASPKRPGLFIAPGAPRMAALERELFGWGHRLQAIPRALKTLSWTPDVIVVDTPPSIGAFAEAVLACADVVVAPVPTGAFALQGLGEIETAWRDVREEGGQLVAAVNLWDRRTPATNVAMEEALKDVTVPVLKARIPRSEAINQAGLGYEVVFDVSPNAAGAEELRAMARELAKLAGLR
- a CDS encoding C40 family peptidase; the encoded protein is MPITSQRAAFLALVLAQMHAPYRWGAKGQRVSADSPRLFDCSGLVTWAFHQVGGKDWRMTHNTDRLWAECTPVASVADLQAGDLVLYGKAGDPDHVMVHVGAGVVVGASRGGSKTLTLEDALRADAKVKAFTRVVYRPNLLGFR